One region of Apus apus isolate bApuApu2 chromosome 6, bApuApu2.pri.cur, whole genome shotgun sequence genomic DNA includes:
- the CSRNP3 gene encoding cysteine/serine-rich nuclear protein 3 isoform X2, translated as MSGILKRKFEEVDGSSPCSSVRESDDDISSSESADSGDSVNPSTSNHFTPSSILKREKRKRTKNVHFNCVTVYYFTRRQGFTSVPSQGGSTLGMSTRHNSVRQYTLGEFAMEQERLHREMLREHLREEKLNSLKLKMTKNGTVESEEANTLTLDDISDDDIDLDNTEVDEYFFLQPLPTKKRRALLRASGVKKIDVEEKHELRAIRLSREDCGCDCRVFCDPETCTCSLAGIKCQVDRMSFPCGCTKEGCSNTAGRIEFNPIRVRTHFLHTIMKLELEKNREQQVPALNGCHSEISAHTNSVGPGPHPVEYSIAENFEIETEPPAAVLHSQAAEDLDCPGEEEEEEDGSSFCSGVTDSSTQSLAPSESDDDEEEEEDEEEDDEEEKADDFVDSMGSHADMVPLSSVLCYSDGTAVHENHSKNASYYTNSSNLYYQIENHVAGTANQISETYSEREAVKNSSLSLVPYNMTSEQFVDYTRQSEESFSSPHYPSANPSVIVCCSSSEGDSSVPCNNLYTEHRPTHPQVEFHSYLKGPSQDGFVSALNGDSCVHEHPAENSLSLPEKSRLHEECIKPPVVETVPV; from the exons CTTCTTCAATCCTGAAGAGAGAGAAGCggaagagaacaaaaaatgtCCATTTCAACTGTGTTACTGTGTATTACTTCACAAGAAGGCAAGGCTTCACCAGTGTTCCCAGCCAAGGGGGGAGCACACTGGGAATGTCTACTCGCCACAACAGTGTGCGCCAGTACACGCTGGGAGAGTTTGCAATGGAACAGGAGAGGCTTCACCGAGAGATGTTAAGAGAGCATCTAAGGGAGGAAAAACTTAATTCTCTGAAATTAAAG ATGACAAAGAACGGTACAGTGGAATCTGAAGAAGCTAATACCCTGACACTGGATGACATTTCTGATGATGATATTGATCTAGACAACACTGAAGTAGATGAGTATTTCTTTCTACAACCCCTGCCAACAAAAAAGCGAAGGGCATTGCTGCGAGCTTCTGGAGTGAAGAAGATTGATGTGGAAGAAAAACACGAGCTTCGGGCCATCCGCCTGTCCAGGGAGGATTGTGGCTGTGACTGCCGTGTCTTCTGTGATCCAGAAACTTGCACTTGCAGTCTTGCAGGCATAAAATGTCAG gtgGATCGTATGTCTTTTCCATGCGGTTGTACTAAAGAAGGGTGTAGCAATACAGCAGGTAGAATTGAATTTAATCCTATCCGTGTACGGACTCACTTTTTGCACACAATAATGAAGCTTGAATTGGAGAAAAATAGAGAGCAGCAAGTTCCGGCACTAAATGGCTGCCACAGTGAGATAAGTGCACACACTAATTCTGTGGGTCCAGGGCCCCATCCGGTTGAATATTCAATTGCAGAAAATTTTGAGATTGAGACTGAACCTCCGGCTGCAGTTTTGCATTCTCAGGCAGCTGAGGACTTGGACTGCccaggggaagaggaggaagaggaagatggGAGTAGCTTTTGTAGTGGAGTTACAGATTCTAGCACACAGAGTTTAGCCCCTAGTGAATCAGATgatgatgaagaggaagaggaagatgaggaggaagatgatgaggaagaaaaagcagatgatTTTGTAGACAGCATGGGCTCCCATGCTGATATGGTGCCTCTTTCTTCTGTCCTTTGCTACTCTGATGGAACTGCTGTGCATGAAAACCATTCTAAAAATGCCTCATACTATACTAACTCTTCAAATCTGTATTACCAAATAGAGAACCATGTTGCTGGCACTGCTAACCAGATCAGTGAGACTTACTCAGAAAGGGAAGCTGTCAAGAACAGTAGTCTTTCTCTGGTGCCTTACAACATGACTTCAGAACAGTTTGTCGACTACACACGGCAATCAGAGGAATCCTTCAGCAGCCCTCATTACCCTTCTGCAAACCCCTCAGTGATTGTTTGCTGCTCATCTTCTGAAGGTGACAGCAGTGTTCCATGTAACAATTTATACACTGAGCACAGGCCAACTCACCCTCAAGTGGAATTTCACTCATACTTGAAAGGTCCTTCTCAAGATGGCTTTGTTTCAGCTTTGAATGGCGACAGTTGTGTACATGAGCACCCTGCAGAGAATTCACTCAGCCTCCCAGAAAAGAGCAGACTGCACGAAGAGTGCATCAAACCACCAGTGGTAGAAACAGTACCTgtttaa